A DNA window from Coffea arabica cultivar ET-39 chromosome 6c, Coffea Arabica ET-39 HiFi, whole genome shotgun sequence contains the following coding sequences:
- the LOC113696006 gene encoding probable galacturonosyltransferase 7 isoform X5 — protein sequence MDFRRNSVEEAKNRSNALILLPDMPKPGLKANKNISTSKVEMADSMKGSSESKNICELRFGSYCLWRQEHRERMKDHTVKKMKDLLYVARAYYPSIAKLSKLDKLSHELKQNIQDFERVLSETTADKDLPPQIEKKLDKMESTVARAKSHPVDCNNVDKKFRQLVDLTEDEANFHMKQSAFLYQLTVQTMPKSLHCLSLRLTVEYFRSPPPDMELLLADKFQNPDLHHFVIFSNNILASSAVINSTVMNSEETSSQVFHVLTDRQNYFAMKLWFFQNKYKDATVRVLDIEGLKLDEHEKLSQVHQLLPEEFRVSFRSVDKLSRVWVQTEYFSLFSQSHYLLPDIFPTLRKVMILDDDIIVQKDLSALWSLDMGEKVIGAVMVCTVRLVQLQNYLGENNFDEQSCAWMSGLNIIDLGRWRKLDLTKSFETLVLKLTSEGGISEAAAVPATLLTFQGLVYDLDDNWVLSGLGYNYGLDPEIVKKAAVLHFNGNMKPWLELGIPKYKGLWRNFLNPENTFLSNCNANQ from the exons GATTTCAGAAGGAACTCTGTTGAGGAAGCTAAGAACAGATCAAATG CTCTTATTTTGCTACCTGATATGCCAAAACCAGGCCTTAAAGCAAAT AAAAATATATCCACAAGTAAAGTCGAGATGGCTGACAGCATGAAAGGCAGCAGTGAGAGCAAAAACATATGTGAGTTAAGATTTGGGAGCTACTGCTTATGGCGTCAAGAGCATAGGGAACGAATGAAAGATCATACAGTGAAGAAGATGAAGGACCTGCTTTATGTAGCTCGGGCATACTATCCGAGCATTGCTAAGCTTTCAAAACTTGACAAGTTGTCACATGAACTAAAGCAAAATATTCAGGATTTTGAGCGGGTTCTCAGTGAGACTACTGCTGATAAAGATCTCCCTCCACA GATTGAAAAGAAGCTGGATAAGATGGAAAGTACAGTAGCCAGAGCCAAATCTCACCCTGTGGACTGTAATAATGTTGATAAAAAATTTCGACAGTTAGTTGATTTAACAGAGGATGAAGCAAACTTCCACATGAAGCAAAGTGCTTTCCTATACCAACTTACAGTCCAGACCATGCCTAAGAGTCTTCACTGTCTGTCATTACGGTTAACTGTGGAGTATTTTAGATCTCCTCCACCTGATATGGAACTTCTGCTTGCTGACAAGTTTCAAAACCCAGATCTGCATCACTTTGTTATATTCTCTAATAACATACTAGCATCATCAGCTGTAATTAACTCAACTGTAATGAATTCAGAA GAAACCTCGAGTCAAGTTTTTCATGTGCTGACAGATCGACAGAATTACTTTGCTATGAAATTATGGTTCTTCCAAAATAAGTACAAGGACGCCACAGTCCGAGTTTTGGATATTGAAGGTCTGAAGTTGGATGAGCATGAGAAGTTGTCTCAAGTCCATCAATTGCTGCCTGAAGAATTTCGTGTTTCGTTTCGTTCTGTTGACAAATTGTCAAGAGTTTGGGTTCAAACTgaatatttttctcttttttcacaGTCCCACTATCTTCTTCCTGATATATTCCCCACACTGAGGAAAGTTATGATTTTGGATGATGATATTATTGTCCAAAAAGATTTGTCAGCACTTTGGAGCCTTGACATGGGTGAGAAAGTGATTGGTGCTGTGATGGTTTGCACAGTGAGATTGGTGCAGCTGCAGAATTATTTGGGTGAGAATAATTTTGATGAACAATCTTGTGCCTGGATGTCTGGATTGAATATCATTGATTTAGGCAGATGGAGGAAGCTTGATCTTACTAAAAGTTTTGAAACATTAGTTCTTAAg CTGACATCCGAAGGTGGAATATCTGAAGCTGCTGCAGTGCCAGCCACTTTGCTTACATTTCAAGGCCTTGTTTATGACCTTGATGATAATTGGGTATTATCGGGACTGGGTTACAACTATGGGCTGGATCCTGAGATTGTTAAGAAAGCAGCAGTCTTGCATTTCAATGGGAACATGAAGCCCTGGCTTGAGCTGGGCATTCCCAAATATAAAGGtttgtggaggaattttctGAACCCAGAAAACACATTCTTGAGCAATTGCAATGCGAATCAATAA